The following proteins come from a genomic window of Syngnathus acus chromosome 15, fSynAcu1.2, whole genome shotgun sequence:
- the LOC119134830 gene encoding max-interacting protein 1-like encodes MRMCSVAQLTMDAGCTRLVGGIIHQVGQVAEAKDCNSIQPQSSAQCTHERRARGRLFVPVHTKNTSSEMVKYVGQQPQDNERKKQELVSERGAFTDPRDSGDVSDCSLGDASDAKCSAMDTFMKNVQVLLDAAHYIESVDKNSGKCEHGYASTYPANDLALPQKHRKFNKNRKLDNIHNRSAHNELEKNRRAHLRLCLERLKSLIPLGPECSRHTTLGLLNKAKVHIKKLEEADRRSQHQLDTLEREQRYLQRQLAQLQTLGERDRVRTDSLGSPTDSDRYESDREEIEVDVECTDFSLGEMDSVSSGGASDLDDQSSRQSSASDEGYSTCSLKVAFSA; translated from the exons ATGAGGATGTGTTCTGTGGCCCAGTTGACAATGGATGCGGGGTGCACGCGTTTAGTGGGAGGGATTATCCACCAAGTAGGGCAAGTGGCTGAGGCTAAGGACTGCAATTCCATCCAGCCTCAGTCATCCGCTCAGTGCACACACGAACGACGAGCCAGGGGCCGACTCTTCGTCCCCGTCCATACAAAGAACACCTCATCCGAAATGGTGAAGTACGTGGGACAACAACCCCAGGACAACGAGCGGAAAAAGCAGGAGCTAGTGTCCGAGCGCGGTGCGTTCACGGACCCGCGGGATTCGGGAGACGTGTCCGACTGCTCGCTGGGCGACGCGTCGGACGCCAAGTGTTCCGCCATGGACACGTTCATGAAGAACGTACAAGTGTTGCTCGACGCCGCGCACTACATCGAGAGCGTGGATAAGAACAGCGGAA AATGCGAGCATGGTTATGCTTCGACGTATCCTGCCAATGATCTGGCACTCCCACAGAAACATCGTAAATTCAACAAGAACAGGAAATTGGACAATATTCACAATAG GTCAGCCCACAATGAACTGGAAAAGAATAG ACGAGCGCATCTCCGTCTGTGCTTGGAAAGGTTGAAGTCGCTCATCCCTCTGGGACCAGAGTGCAGTCGGCACACCACGCTGGGACTCCTCAACAAGGCCAAAGTGCACATCAAG AAACTAGAGGAGGCGGACCGGAGGAGTCAGCACCAGCTGGACACCCTGGAGCGGGAGCAGAGATACTTGCAGAGGCAGCTGGCCCAGCTCCAGACGCTCGGCGAAAGAGACCGCGTCCGCACGGACAGCCTAGGCTCCCCCACCGACTCGGACCGCTACGAATCGGACCGAG AGGAGATCGAAGTGGACGTGGAGTGCACCGACTTCTCCTTAGGAGAAATGGACAGCGTGAGTAGCGGCGGGGCCAGCGACCTGGACGACCAGAGTAGCCGGCAGAGCTCGGCCAGCGACGAGGGCTACTCTACCTGCAGCCTCAAAGTGGCCTTCTCTGCTTGA